A stretch of DNA from Anaerobacillus isosaccharinicus:
TCATGCGACGGTTTTATAAGGCCGAGTCTAATGACGGAGGTAACGATATGAGTAAAACAAATGAAATTATTGAACAAACAGAGAAATTTGGAGCGCGGAATTATCACCCGCTTCCGATTGTTATATCTAAAGCTGAAGGTGTTTGGGTAGAAGATCCAGAAGGAAATAAGTACATTGATATGTTAAGTGCTTACTCTGCTGTGAACCAAGGCCATAGACACCCTAAGATTATTCAAGCATTAAAGGACCAAGCCGATCGAATTACTCTCACTTCAAGAGCATTCCACAATGATCAACTCGGTGATTTTTATGAGAAAGTTTCTAAGTTGACCGGTAAGAGTATGGTATTGCCAATGAACACAGGAGCTGAAGCAGTTGAAACTGCTGTAAAAGCTGTTCGCCGCTGGGCACATTATGTAAAGGGAATTGCTGACGGTAAAGCTGAAATTATTGTTTGTGAAGACAACTTTCATGGTCGGACAATGACAGCAGTATCGCTTTCTTCTAATGATGCATATAAACGCGGTTTTGGACCAATGCTCCCAGGAATTAAAATTATCCCTTATGGAGACCTAGATGCATTAAAGGCTGCTATTACAGAGAATACTGCGGCATTTCTACTAGAGCCGATCCAGGGAGAAGCAGGGATTATTATTCCACCAGAAGGGTTTCTTAAAGAAGCTTTTGAGGTATGTAAAGAAAACAACGTTCTTTTTGTAGCTGATGAAATTCAATCTGGCTTAGGTCGTTCTGGTAAATTATTCGCTTGTGATTGGGAAAATGTTGTACCAGACATGTACATTTTAGGTAAGGCATTAGGAGGCGGTGTTATGCCAATCTCTGCTGTTTGTGCCGATGAAGATGTCCTTGGAGTCTTTGAACCAGGTTCCCATGGTTCAACGTTTGGTGGCAATCCATTAGCTTGTGCAGTGTCAGTAGCTTCGCTGGAAGTACTAGAGGATGAAAAATTAGTAGAGCGTTCTTTAGAACTTGGAAACTACTTTCAAGAAAAGTTAACAGAAATTAAAAGTTCTGTTATTAAGGAAGTACGCGGTAAAGGTTTATTTATTGGGGTTGAATTAACAGTACCGGCCAGAAAATATTGTGAAACACTTAAAGAAAAAGGGTTATTATGTAAAGAAACACATGAGAATGTGATTCGCTTTGCTCCTCCGCTCGTCATTTCTAAGGGAGATTTAGATTGGGCGTTAGAACATATTACAAGTACCCTAGCTGATTAAAAAGCTAGTTTAGAAGTTTACTAAGGGGGGCGAAATCCCCCCATAATTAGAAAAGGCTACTGGCTAAAAAAAATTATATTATGACATTAAAAGGGGTTTTTGAAATGGAAATGGTTTTAAGAAATTTTTTCCTCTTTCTATCAAAAAATAAAACACTTAATAAAAGCGCTAAGAAATGGGGTTTGAAACTTGGTGCAAAACAAGTCATTCCAGGTGTAACGATTGAAAGCGCTATCGAAGCAGTTGAAAAGTTAAATGTACAAGGTCTTGCTTGTACAGTCGATCACTTAGGTGAGTTTGTATTCAACCGTGAAGAGGCGATTGAATCTGCTGATTATTGTGTTAGAACGTTAGAAGCAATTGCAAATTCGGGGGTAAATTGCAATTTATCGCTAAAACTTACACAGCTAGGACTTGATATCGATCGTAACCTCTGCCGAGATAATATGAAAAGAATTCTAGAGACTGCAAAGAAACATAACATCTTTGTTCGCATTGATATGGAAGATTACTCTCACTTAGACGCAACTCTAGACATATTATCGGAGTTACGCAGAGAGTACACAAATGTTGGTACAGTTATACAAGCATATTTATACCGTGCTGAGCGCGATGTCAATGATTTAAAAGGTGTTTCTTTACGTCTAGTAAAAGGGGCGTACAAAGAATCTCCTGAAGTTGCCATTCAAGACAAAGAAAAAGTTGATGAGAATTACTTGGCAATTATCAAACAACATTTGTTAAGTGGAAGTTATACCGCTATTGCATCACATGATCATAACATCATTGATAAAGTAAAACAGTTTGCAGAAGAAAATGACATTCCGAAAACTCAATTTGAATTTCAAATGCTTTACAACTTCCGTACAGATTTACAATTATCTATAGCAAAAGAAGGATATACAGTTCGGATCTATGTTCCGTTTGGAAACGATTGGTATGGTTATTTCATGAGAAGGCTTGCTGAAAGACCACAAAACGTAGCCTTTGCAGCAAGGGGCCTTTTGAAGTAGAAAATACTTCTTTTTAAGAAATATCACTTTGTAAATAGGTGTTGCCAGAAATGTGATCAAGTTAAGTTTTTCTAAGTGATCTATTAAACTACTGAAAAGAGGTTTTTCTATGAAAAAGAAAATATCGATTATTGGAGTGCCTATGGATTTAGGGCAACGAAGACGAGGCGTAGATATGGGACCTAGTGCCATTCGTTATGCTAATGTCGTAGAACGTCTGCAATCCCTTAATTACGAAGTGAATGATATTGGTGACATAGAAATCGGTAGGCCGAATCGTTTTGATATAATAGATGAAGAAAATTTAAAGGATCTAAAAGAAGTTGTAAAAGCTAACCAACAACTTGCTTCAGCTGTTTCTGATATAGTTGCAATGGATCAATTTCCACTAATATTAGGTGGTGACCACAGTATTGCGATAGGTACACTTGCTGGGGTAGCTGAACATCATAAAAATCTAGGGGTTATTTGGTTTGATGCTCACGGAGATTTAAATACTGGGGAAACATCACCGTCTGGTAATATCCATGGCATGTCACTTGCGGTTAGTTTAGGAATAGGTCACCCTTATTTAACTGGTATTAATGGCTTTGCCCCAAAAATTAAACCAGAAAATGTCGTGATAATTGGTGCGCGTGCTCTTGATGATGGCGAAAAAGAGTTAATACGTGAAAAAGGAATTAAAGTTTATACGATGCATGAAATTGACCGCTTGGGAATGACGAAAGTAATGGAAGAGGCAATGGCACATGTAACAAATGGGACAGATGGCGTCCATTTAAGCTTAGATTTAGATGCCATTGATCCGCACGATGCTCCTGGGGTGGGAACACCAGTATTAGGAGGAACATCCTATCGAGAAACACATTTAGCGATGGAAATGTTAGCTGAGTCGGGTATCATTACTTCAGCAGAGTTCGTTGAAGTAAATCCTATTTTAGATGATAAGAATACGACTGCAACAGTGGCTGTAGCTTTAATGGGTTCGCTGTTTGGTGAAAAACTTCTATAAGAGGATGTTTAAAAAATCCGGTAATCATAGCCAGTCGAATCACTTCGTTGACTCGCTTCTTTGCTACTCATGTATTAATAGCATACATTCCGCTGCTCGAAGCTTCACCGCCCAGGCCTCCAAGGCTCTGATTATCCTCCTTTTTGAACACTCAAGTTAAAATAAAAGAGTGTATTGTTATGAGTAGAGGCTCAAACAGTACACTCTTTTGTTATTGTATAGACTATAAGTAAGCTAGGAATGCTGTTGCAAAGCTAAAATACACAATTAATG
This window harbors:
- a CDS encoding ornithine--oxo-acid transaminase, giving the protein MSKTNEIIEQTEKFGARNYHPLPIVISKAEGVWVEDPEGNKYIDMLSAYSAVNQGHRHPKIIQALKDQADRITLTSRAFHNDQLGDFYEKVSKLTGKSMVLPMNTGAEAVETAVKAVRRWAHYVKGIADGKAEIIVCEDNFHGRTMTAVSLSSNDAYKRGFGPMLPGIKIIPYGDLDALKAAITENTAAFLLEPIQGEAGIIIPPEGFLKEAFEVCKENNVLFVADEIQSGLGRSGKLFACDWENVVPDMYILGKALGGGVMPISAVCADEDVLGVFEPGSHGSTFGGNPLACAVSVASLEVLEDEKLVERSLELGNYFQEKLTEIKSSVIKEVRGKGLFIGVELTVPARKYCETLKEKGLLCKETHENVIRFAPPLVISKGDLDWALEHITSTLAD
- the rocF gene encoding arginase gives rise to the protein MKKKISIIGVPMDLGQRRRGVDMGPSAIRYANVVERLQSLNYEVNDIGDIEIGRPNRFDIIDEENLKDLKEVVKANQQLASAVSDIVAMDQFPLILGGDHSIAIGTLAGVAEHHKNLGVIWFDAHGDLNTGETSPSGNIHGMSLAVSLGIGHPYLTGINGFAPKIKPENVVIIGARALDDGEKELIREKGIKVYTMHEIDRLGMTKVMEEAMAHVTNGTDGVHLSLDLDAIDPHDAPGVGTPVLGGTSYRETHLAMEMLAESGIITSAEFVEVNPILDDKNTTATVAVALMGSLFGEKLL
- a CDS encoding proline dehydrogenase family protein, giving the protein MVLRNFFLFLSKNKTLNKSAKKWGLKLGAKQVIPGVTIESAIEAVEKLNVQGLACTVDHLGEFVFNREEAIESADYCVRTLEAIANSGVNCNLSLKLTQLGLDIDRNLCRDNMKRILETAKKHNIFVRIDMEDYSHLDATLDILSELRREYTNVGTVIQAYLYRAERDVNDLKGVSLRLVKGAYKESPEVAIQDKEKVDENYLAIIKQHLLSGSYTAIASHDHNIIDKVKQFAEENDIPKTQFEFQMLYNFRTDLQLSIAKEGYTVRIYVPFGNDWYGYFMRRLAERPQNVAFAARGLLK